TGCTCCGCCGGTGCAGTCAATTAACTGTTTGGTCAGGATGGTGCGCCGCAGGTTTTTTCCGACAGTCTCGATTTTCCAACCTCTGTCTGTTTCTAAAATTTGCGTCGGTATTTCATAAAAGTGCAATTGCACACCTGCCTGGGTACAGGCTTCTTCTGCAAGTGCCGCATATACAGGGCCATTGATGCGTATCTGGTGCATCCAATGGCGCTCAGGAGAGAAGACTGAAAAATCCGGCAGTTGGCCACTGTCAAGTGCGACTGCTTTTATAACCAGTTCCCATCCAATGCCCGCGACAATCTGCTTTCCCCAGGCATGAAATAGCCCGGGGAAGGAAACACCGCCTGTTGTGGTGACACCACCGAGTTGACTGCCAGATTCAACCAGAGCCGTGCGAAGTCCCGCGCGGCCCGCTTGTATGGCAGCAATCGTACCCGCTGTGCCTCCGCCAACTACGAGCACATCTACATCGTCTTTCATATGCTCCATATTTTCTTACCCCAAACTATATATAGACTCACTTCTTGGAATCACTTTTGTGGGCGGCCTCAAACAGGGCATTACACTCGAACTCGAGAATACCGCCGATTACTTTGGTTTGCCGAAATGGAGTACGGCGAGCCACCTCTTTGGCGCGGATATCGATTTGCCGCCAACCGAGGCTTTGCAGATAAGGGATCGAAGTCCCATAGTAAACAGTAGAAATTCCCGCCCACTCGATGGCACTTTGACACATGGGGCACGGCTCAGCTGTTGTATACAAATCGAGTTCTGTCCAGTCGATCTGTGAATGGGCTGCCGCACAACGATTGATGGCGTCAATCTCGCCGTGGCGTGTCGGATCTTCCGAAGAACGGTTAACCCCTTTTGCGATGATCTCGCCTGTTGTCTGTCGAACGATCACCGCGCCGAACGGAGACTTGGGTGCCTTCTGCGCCATTGCAATGGCCTGTCGCATATAATCGTTGTGGCTCATGCTCTGTCGGATCCATTTGTTATGTGAGTTTGCATATCATGGCTTGAAAACAACGATCAGGTTTTGCTCAGCCGACTTGCTGGACTTTGGTCTTCCTCTGCAATGTAACTCTGTATAGCTTCACAGTTGAAAAAAATCTCCCAGTCCAGACGAACGGAAAATATGTGGGATGCTTGATGGATTGGCAATCTCTTTATGTTATCGCCTATGCAATGTCTTCTGGGGTAATGAATACGCCTACGATGTGGCTTTTGTCAGGTTCGTCGCCATAATTGGTGTAATCGACCAGGATGATGCGGCCATCGGGTAAGGTGAGCCAGGATGAGTATCCGTGATCAGGACGGGGTTCTTGATCAGGATGGTTGGCATGGATTTGAACGAAGCGGTCGCGCTGATATTGATCGGGGTATTCACCGGAGGAGGCAGACCAGTTCCACGACCAGTCATCGAAGGTTCGATTTTGCGATGAAAAGCTGACGGATGTCCAGGTGCTACTGCCTGTGTCACTCCATTGGCCAAACATGGTGCGCATATCGGGGCGGGATGAGGTATGGTCTGAGATGTGTGTTTCTCCGCGGAAGACGTTTCGGTAAATCATATCTTCACCATCAACCTGTATGCGCAAGAGGCCGCCCTTGTGGCGATAAGCGACTTTTCGTGGTTGTGAAAAGTCGATTTTTTTATGCAAATCGGTGCGTTCGAGCCTACCGAGAGAAATGAAGTCAGAGCCGATGTAGAGGATATCGCCAATGCTGCCACAAGACATAAAGGCAATAGGTTCTCCCGGTGGGCCTTCGACCTGCACTTCAGCTTCGAAGTCGATGGTACTGAAGCGATCCTGTGGCGGGAGGAGGCTGTAACGGCATTCGTGCTCGGGTTTGTGATGGATGGTGAGACCATTTTCATTGCGTGTTGCACTGTATTTTCTGCGGGGACCACCGATGGCATATGTCCCCGCTTCTTTTTTGAGGTCACCAATCCAGGCATAACAGCCAAGACCGCCGTTGACGTGGCGACCTGTGACCATGCAGCGGCCATCTTCGAGTTGTCTGACATACGGACGATGGAGGGCAAAAGGACACATCTGGGGGGCACTCCAAGTGCGCCCATTGTCCTGAGAGAAAGCTACAAAATTGGGCACACCTCCAGAGCGGTTTTCGCGCATGACACAGGCGATTTCTTTGCCGCCGTCGAGGATGACAATTGCGCCTTCGCAAAATCGGTTATAACCATCGTGGGCAACAGTGACCTCATTGCCCCAGGTTTTGCCACCGTCAGATGAAAAGGTTGCGATTTCAGCAAATTCTTGAGCTTCGCGAAACATGATATGGCTACCGACGGCAAGACGTCCGTCGGGCAGTTCCATGATGCGATCGGGTTCAAAGCCTCTGATGTTGGGTTTGTAAGGCCCGTCCCAGGTCTTGCCCTCATCTGTGCTCCACCAGAGCCAGTTGCCGGGGGGCTGGTCTTCGTGAAAATGGCTGAAGTCGTCGTGGTCGCAGATGACAACAATGCGATCATCACTTAAGAGGCTGATGCGCGGTGTTACGAGACGCTCATCGCCTTTGCTGCGATCAGCAGTTGCGACTTCGCTCAGTTTGTCCCAGGTTTGACCATCGTTTTCGCTGTAGAGGATGGTGAGGATTTGGGTGGTTTCACCCCAGTGGGCTTCGGTATCGGAATAAACGAGCAGAAGGCGACCGGATTTGAGGCGAATGATGTCGGGGTTTTTGGTAAAGCGGCCGGGACTGCGCCAGGCGTCAAACACTTTGTCGTTGATAGAGCGTGGATGGATATACATCGAATTCCTTTCTAAAATCTGCCGATACGTGTTGATCCTGGATCGTGAATAATGTTTGGTTGATCAGTAGATATGGAAAACGCCTGGCCTCTATTGTTGTTGAAAATAGGAATCGTAAAGGATTTGGCAGGCTTCACCTCGGGTTAAATGTGCGAGTGTATTGGTGTCGAGTTTTTCTCCACACAACTGGACAAAACCATCGATCCAACGATGCGCTGTGTGCTGGTCGAGTTTATCCTGCGGTCTGGCATCGTATGTATCGAAGAATCCCTTTGTACCTGCCCATTGTATAGCGGCGTTGTGTGCATAGTCGTCGTTAAGGTCAATATCATTGAGAAATGTGAGCATGGAATTTTGTTCGGCCAGGGTTTGTTGAAGCTGATCAATATCAATGTCGGCCGGTGTCTGTTTGTTTTTGATGGCCTGGACGGCCGCATAACCAGCAGACTCGGCAATTTGCATCCAGGTGGGCTCCAGACGAATCGCGCTTTGGCCGAGGTGGCTGGCAGAAAGGCAGACTGGGACGAGGAAATTGTCTAATTCATTGGCGAGCAGGCTTCGATAAGGGATCTGGCCTGGGACGGTTTGCTTGTGGAGCATGACTTTGCCTTCATCGCGACTGTCTTTGACGCGTTCGGGATGGCAGGCGTGAACGTCTGTGTACCATTCACAAATAGCTATCGTATCTGAGTGAATGGGTGCTCTGTCTATGCCTTCGGCCAGGCGAACATCGTGCTCGGTGAGCATATAACGCCCTTCGAGACGGCGGGCTTCGCGCACATAGATCTCCCAGGGCATGTGATTGTTGTCGGGAAATTCGTCTTTGGCCAGCCCCCACTGAGCAAAGGCTTCGCGCATATTTTCGGGCGCATCGGGTTCGTTTTGAAAGAAATACAAAATGCCAATAACGATGTTCCAGAAGTCTTTCAAGATGCGCTGACGGGTTGGCCAGTCGCCGTGGACATAGTCGGTCGCACCTTCAATAAGTTGTGGTCGGTTCCAGTCGCTTTTGTTGTTGGGAAATTGTCCGCCATCTTGCCCGCGGTCAGGTCTGTTGACTTCGAGGGATTGGAGTAGGGTTTTGATGCGTGCGGGATCGTAGTCTTCTGGTGGCTCTGGTTTGACCTGATTGTTGGGGTCGCTGCTGAGGGCTGTGCGAAAGTTCATGGCTTGCACAACACCATCGCCTTCGCCCGTGCTATCGGGCATGATGGTTTCCATCGCACCACCAAATTGCCTCAGGTTTAGCGATGCAACAATGTCGGCCATGTGTTGTTCTGACTCGGGAAGTTCCTTTGCAAATCGCATAAAGATGCGACCCGCGTGAGGTTCGTTAAATTCGTCTTTGGATTCACGTCCGACTCTGAAAGCGACATTGGCTAAGGGTAGAAGATCGCCTTCGTAAGAAGTATCGACAAAGACATCTCCGGTAGCTCGGAAGCTTGCATCGCGATTCATTTCTGTGAATGTGATAGCTGTAATTAAGCGGTCAGCTTGTTCGATAGCGGTAGGGTAATGGCTTTTGATCAGGGTAATGTTTGATTCTGCCTGTATCATTTCTTCCGACAATTGTTCGAAGACACGCGCTTCGTATTTGCCATTGGAGTGGCCCGTTTCGCCGGGGAGGCAGGCTGCATATTGCGGTGAATCTTTTCCATAGGTATTGCGGTAATGATCGAAGATCGCCTGACGCATCTCATTGTAGATGGGCGATCGACAGCCTTCGTAAAGTGTATCCCAGAGTCCCATCCCATTGGCTGGCAGTCCACCGATGTGGGGTGTATGATTGACGAGCAAGACGGTCAATCCTTCACGCGCAGCTCGAACTGCACAGGCAAGGCCTGCGGGATTGCCGCCGTAGATGACGAGGTTGTAGTGCGTACCTTCCATGTGTTGGTCGTCTCTATAGCAGTGATCTGATCTCACCCACCGATAGCGGTAGTCTCCGAATCTGCCCTTCGAAGTCAAAGCGTGAGCGCACGGCGTCTTTCACCGTTCCCGGTTTCTCAATATAGTGCGATAGCTGATCAGCATAGTAGGTCGCCCAGACGACGCCAAATGTTTCCCGGTCTCCGACTGAGAGTGGTCGCTCAGAAAGATAGCCTCGTAGGAAATCCAGCATCTCTTTCTCCAATAGAGATCGTCCCCCAGTCAGATCATTCATTAGCCATCTGTGTTGGACCATTACAAGATCTACAGTTGCTGGCGCAAAAGAGTTGCAGAGATCGGTGAAACCGACTTTCTCTCCATCCGTGTGGACGTTGGGACCCCAGACATCTCCATGCGTTGTCATCCACTGCACGGGTGTTCGTATTAGGTGCTTGTAGGTGGTTTGCAACTCGGTCTGAAGGGTCTTGATGGCGTCGCGGAGATCGCCAGGAAGAGAACGGGAAAGCGCTCGCCGAAGTCTGACCTCCACAAAGCCAGTGAGCTCTTTCTTCCGCATCCTGGATTTTTCGAACTTCTCCGATGCCAGATGAATCTTGGCAAGTCCACGTCCCACCGCACCCAATCGGTGGAGGTGACGAGAGCTGCAAGGTTTCCCACCGAGATCCGTTTCCACGGAGAGCACAACAGCATCTCCGATCATGATACACAAATCTCCGGAGAGAGTGGGGACAATCTGGGGGACAGGGGCATCATTTGTTGATAGATGATTGAGGAACTCGACAACTTCCTCCGGACAGAACTGACCCCGTGCCCAGTTCAATCGTGCGAAGAACGTCGCCCCATTCTTCTTGAATGAGAAAAGGCGCTCCGTGCCTGGTACCGGTATGAGAGAACCATCGAACTGCCAAGCTGACCGAAGGGCCTCCTGAATTTTTTCCTTTGGTGGAATCTGATCCACTAACTGCTCCTCCGATAAAGAGTTCCATCACGGCTTCCAGGCGAATCGACCATATCGAGGCGTTTTTGGAGGCACGATCGGTAACTCCTCCCACCCGGACCTGGTTTCAACCATGATTTTCAAGCCACCCTTTTTAGGATCTGGAAAAGCCCGAGTCACAAATCCATCGGGAGACCATGTGGGATCATCACCACGCCCTGCTTTTCGCTTATTATTTCCATCACTATCGACAACCCATACATTCCGGGTTTCACCGATCAGCTTGTCTCTTTCGCGATCTTGTCTCCCTGTGAATTTACTCATATGGATCATCTCCACACCTTCCCAATGGGCGATCCACTTGCCATCCGGTGACCATGCAGGGACTTTTTGTTCGATGGGTAGCTTGAGAATCCCGTCATGTTCAGCAGACGTTGGTGAAATTGGTTTGGCATCACTGCCATCGAGATTGCTCAACCAAACCCTATAGTTGCCGCTTCGATTTGAAACAAAGGCCACCTTTGTTCCTTTAGGCGAGACAAAGGCCATTGAATTGCTGAACTTAATTTGCTGAGGATCGCTGAACAATCGCCTTGATTCCCTGGTCTCCGTGTTCATGATGTGCAACTGGCTGTTTTCAGCGGGGTGTTTTCCTGGTTTGAATATCATCCATACGATGTGTTTAGAATCTGGAAACCAGGAAGGTATCAAATTTCTCCCCGATTCTGTGAGTACTTTCTGGTTTCTGCCATCAAAGTTGGAGATCCAAAGAGCCATTCCTTTTCCACTCTGTTGCACAAATACAATTTTACTGCCGTCAGGAGACACGGCAGGCATCATACATTCATGATTGGAATTTGTAATTTTGCGCCTGGATGAACCGTCCTCCTTGATGTGATAGAGTTGTAGTATGTTATTTTCATCAGGGCAACTGACAATAATCTCACGCATTTGAGGCTCTCCAGCAAACAAACCATCTGACACGCAAGCAATCGTAAAAATAGCCAGGATCAATATTAAGAATGATTTCATCATACGTGAAAGGATCAACCTACAGGTTGAAAATCAGAGATTTCTTCACGTTCTAACTTCGATCTAATCTCCTCGAAACGTCTGATAATCTCTGGCGTATAAAGGCATTACTCACGTTCCACGAAATATTTCTTAAATCCACGACTCGTCCCATCTTGCATTCCAAGGCTTCTATAGAATCCCACCTGATCTTCGTTTGGACCGCTGAGTAACTGTAGCTTGTAGCAGCCCTTATCTTCGGCAAGGTTAATCGCAAATGTCATCAGTTTTTTCCCAAATCCTTTGCCTCTTTGTTCGCGTGCAACAACGACATTCTCGATGATAGCCCAGGGGCGCCCTTCGTAAGTAAAATAACGAACAGTTTCGGTAATACATACCAATTTATGTTCCATGTGAATCTTGTAGTCAGCAGCAGGAACTGTCAGCCATGGATTGATCATAGTTAAGTTCAAATTTGTTACTGCCGAAGATGTGAGCCCACTCACTAAGAAACATAAGCGACCTTCGGGCTCTTCCCTCTACCGGGTATCGGGCAACTCGAGGATCTGCGCTGCCTTCAACAACTCGGGGCGTAACTCATCGTACGGCAGATCCTGCGTGTCGCAATCGACATCCAAACACAGCCTTGCTGCCAGCCCAGCAGACTCTCCCAGGACCATGAATACCGGCTCCATGCGCGCGCTACCGTAGGATATGTGAGAGGCCGAGAAACATACGGGGATGAACAGATTTGCTGTCTCCCCCCTCTTTGGCACGATACTCCGGTAGCTTACAGGATAAGGGTCGGTCGGGGGGATCCGCACATCCCCTTCGTTGAGGACACGTGCCACGCCTCCTTCGACATGTACGAATCGGGAGCAATTATGCGAGTCCATGGTGTAGCTAC
This is a stretch of genomic DNA from Gemmatimonadota bacterium. It encodes these proteins:
- a CDS encoding sialidase family protein gives rise to the protein MYIHPRSINDKVFDAWRSPGRFTKNPDIIRLKSGRLLLVYSDTEAHWGETTQILTILYSENDGQTWDKLSEVATADRSKGDERLVTPRISLLSDDRIVVICDHDDFSHFHEDQPPGNWLWWSTDEGKTWDGPYKPNIRGFEPDRIMELPDGRLAVGSHIMFREAQEFAEIATFSSDGGKTWGNEVTVAHDGYNRFCEGAIVILDGGKEIACVMRENRSGGVPNFVAFSQDNGRTWSAPQMCPFALHRPYVRQLEDGRCMVTGRHVNGGLGCYAWIGDLKKEAGTYAIGGPRRKYSATRNENGLTIHHKPEHECRYSLLPPQDRFSTIDFEAEVQVEGPPGEPIAFMSCGSIGDILYIGSDFISLGRLERTDLHKKIDFSQPRKVAYRHKGGLLRIQVDGEDMIYRNVFRGETHISDHTSSRPDMRTMFGQWSDTGSSTWTSVSFSSQNRTFDDWSWNWSASSGEYPDQYQRDRFVQIHANHPDQEPRPDHGYSSWLTLPDGRIILVDYTNYGDEPDKSHIVGVFITPEDIA
- a CDS encoding GNAT family N-acetyltransferase; protein product: MINPWLTVPAADYKIHMEHKLVCITETVRYFTYEGRPWAIIENVVVAREQRGKGFGKKLMTFAINLAEDKGCYKLQLLSGPNEDQVGFYRSLGMQDGTSRGFKKYFVERE
- a CDS encoding FAD-dependent oxidoreductase, whose protein sequence is MEGTHYNLVIYGGNPAGLACAVRAAREGLTVLLVNHTPHIGGLPANGMGLWDTLYEGCRSPIYNEMRQAIFDHYRNTYGKDSPQYAACLPGETGHSNGKYEARVFEQLSEEMIQAESNITLIKSHYPTAIEQADRLITAITFTEMNRDASFRATGDVFVDTSYEGDLLPLANVAFRVGRESKDEFNEPHAGRIFMRFAKELPESEQHMADIVASLNLRQFGGAMETIMPDSTGEGDGVVQAMNFRTALSSDPNNQVKPEPPEDYDPARIKTLLQSLEVNRPDRGQDGGQFPNNKSDWNRPQLIEGATDYVHGDWPTRQRILKDFWNIVIGILYFFQNEPDAPENMREAFAQWGLAKDEFPDNNHMPWEIYVREARRLEGRYMLTEHDVRLAEGIDRAPIHSDTIAICEWYTDVHACHPERVKDSRDEGKVMLHKQTVPGQIPYRSLLANELDNFLVPVCLSASHLGQSAIRLEPTWMQIAESAGYAAVQAIKNKQTPADIDIDQLQQTLAEQNSMLTFLNDIDLNDDYAHNAAIQWAGTKGFFDTYDARPQDKLDQHTAHRWIDGFVQLCGEKLDTNTLAHLTRGEACQILYDSYFQQQ
- a CDS encoding phosphotransferase, whose product is MDQIPPKEKIQEALRSAWQFDGSLIPVPGTERLFSFKKNGATFFARLNWARGQFCPEEVVEFLNHLSTNDAPVPQIVPTLSGDLCIMIGDAVVLSVETDLGGKPCSSRHLHRLGAVGRGLAKIHLASEKFEKSRMRKKELTGFVEVRLRRALSRSLPGDLRDAIKTLQTELQTTYKHLIRTPVQWMTTHGDVWGPNVHTDGEKVGFTDLCNSFAPATVDLVMVQHRWLMNDLTGGRSLLEKEMLDFLRGYLSERPLSVGDRETFGVVWATYYADQLSHYIEKPGTVKDAVRSRFDFEGQIRRLPLSVGEIRSLL
- a CDS encoding LpqB family beta-propeller domain-containing protein, with the translated sequence MREIIVSCPDENNILQLYHIKEDGSSRRKITNSNHECMMPAVSPDGSKIVFVQQSGKGMALWISNFDGRNQKVLTESGRNLIPSWFPDSKHIVWMIFKPGKHPAENSQLHIMNTETRESRRLFSDPQQIKFSNSMAFVSPKGTKVAFVSNRSGNYRVWLSNLDGSDAKPISPTSAEHDGILKLPIEQKVPAWSPDGKWIAHWEGVEMIHMSKFTGRQDRERDKLIGETRNVWVVDSDGNNKRKAGRGDDPTWSPDGFVTRAFPDPKKGGLKIMVETRSGWEELPIVPPKTPRYGRFAWKP
- a CDS encoding nucleoside deaminase, with translation MSHNDYMRQAIAMAQKAPKSPFGAVIVRQTTGEIIAKGVNRSSEDPTRHGEIDAINRCAAAHSQIDWTELDLYTTAEPCPMCQSAIEWAGISTVYYGTSIPYLQSLGWRQIDIRAKEVARRTPFRQTKVIGGILEFECNALFEAAHKSDSKK